The following proteins come from a genomic window of Posidoniimonas polymericola:
- the wecB gene encoding non-hydrolyzing UDP-N-acetylglucosamine 2-epimerase, with protein sequence MPSSPCKPLLVVGTRPEAIKMAPVVRACLGRDEMTPVVCFTGQHQEMLAQVADYFGLTADVNLDVMRPNQSLSGLTARCLEGLDRVVQEHAPTVVVAQGDTSSVLAAALTAFYHRLPLVHVEAGLRTHNLQAPWPEEFNRRVASIATTVHCAPTERSADELRREHVPNDQIHVTGNTVVDALLATVERERENGAHWRCRHAGLERERLVLITGHRRENFGAGMQGICDAIAALARRFTDTDFVYPVHLNPNVRGPVHEALGGLANVHLLLPASYPEFVWLMDRSTLILTDSGGVQEEAPSLGKPLLVMRDTTERPEAVDAGAARLVGASTGRIVEEVSLLLDDPAELSRRRPTSNPYGDGHAAERIAGLIAGC encoded by the coding sequence ATGCCGAGTTCCCCCTGCAAACCGCTGCTAGTCGTTGGCACGCGTCCCGAGGCGATCAAGATGGCCCCCGTGGTCCGCGCGTGCCTGGGCCGCGACGAAATGACGCCGGTGGTCTGCTTCACCGGGCAGCACCAGGAGATGCTGGCGCAGGTGGCAGACTACTTCGGCCTGACGGCCGACGTGAACCTCGACGTGATGCGTCCCAACCAGTCGCTGTCGGGGCTCACCGCGCGGTGCCTGGAGGGGTTAGACCGCGTCGTGCAGGAGCACGCGCCGACGGTGGTCGTGGCGCAGGGCGACACCAGCTCGGTGCTGGCGGCGGCGCTAACGGCGTTCTACCACCGGCTGCCGCTGGTGCACGTCGAGGCCGGGCTGCGGACGCACAACCTGCAGGCGCCGTGGCCCGAAGAGTTCAACCGCCGAGTTGCTAGCATCGCTACCACGGTGCACTGCGCGCCGACCGAGCGCTCGGCCGACGAGCTGCGCCGCGAGCACGTGCCCAACGACCAGATCCACGTAACCGGCAACACCGTGGTCGACGCCCTGCTGGCGACCGTTGAGCGTGAACGCGAGAACGGCGCCCACTGGCGCTGCCGGCACGCCGGCCTGGAACGCGAACGCCTGGTGCTGATTACTGGCCACCGGCGGGAGAACTTCGGAGCCGGCATGCAGGGGATTTGCGACGCGATCGCCGCCCTAGCCAGGCGTTTCACCGACACCGACTTCGTCTACCCGGTGCACCTCAACCCGAACGTCCGAGGGCCCGTGCACGAGGCGCTCGGCGGCTTGGCGAACGTCCACCTGCTGCTGCCCGCCAGCTACCCAGAGTTTGTCTGGCTGATGGACCGCTCGACGCTGATCCTGACCGACTCGGGCGGGGTGCAGGAGGAGGCCCCCTCGCTCGGCAAGCCGCTGCTGGTGATGCGGGACACTACCGAACGGCCTGAGGCGGTCGACGCCGGCGCGGCCCGGCTGGTCGGCGCCAGCACCGGCCGCATCGTCGAAGAGGTCTCGCTGCTGCTGGACGACCCGGCGGAGCTCTCGCGACGGCGGCCGACCTCTAACCCGTACGGCGACGGACACGCCGCCGAGCGGATCGCAGGCCTGATCGCCGGGTGCTAG